In Pseudomonas sp. LRP2-20, the genomic window GGCAGGCCAAGTGGCGTCAGGCGCGGCAGTTCGCGGCCTTCTTCATGGCGCAGCAAGGCCAGGCAATGGCGTTTGAGGTGGGTGAATTCAGGGCTGGTCAGCAGGCTGGCGCGGCGCGGGCGGGCAAAGTCCAGGCGCAGGTCCTCGATGAAGCGACCGGGGCGCGGGCTCATCACCAGAATGCGGTCAGCCAGGAACAAGGCTTCATCAATATCGTGGGTGACGAACACCACGGTGGTGCGGATGCGCGCCCAGATATCCAGCAGCAATTCCTGCATGCGCGAACGGGTTTGCGCATCCAAAGCGCCGAAAGGCTCGTCCATCAGCAGCAGGCGCGGGCGGTTGATCAGCACCCGGGCGATTTCGGCACGCTGCTGCATGCCGCCGGACAACTGGCTGGGCCAGCGCTCGGCGAAGTCGGCCAGGCCCACCAGCTGGAGCATTTCGCCGGCCTGCTGGCGGCGTTCGGCCTTGCCCAGGCCTTGCATCTTCAGGCCGAAGCCGACGTTGTCGAGCACGCTGCGCCACGGCAGCAAGGTGTGGTGCTGGAACACCATGCCACGCTGCGGCGACGGCCCGGTGATAGCCTGGCCGTCCACGCTCAACTGGCCGCTGCTGGGCACAAGGTGCCCGGCCAGGGCACCGAGCAAGGTCGACTTGCCGCAACCCGATGGCCCAAGGATGCAGACGAACTCCCCCGGCGCCACGGCAAAGTCCAGGCGCTGCACCGCCTCGAAGGCTTCTCGGCCCTGCCCCAGCCGAATCGACAGGCCATGCCCATCGATCCGCCCGGCCTGTTGATAACTGTTCATCAGCTGGCCCTCCGCGTGCGGTACCAGGGCGTGGCGAATGCGCCGAGGCGCTTGACCAGGGCGCTGCTGCCCATGCCCAGCATGCCAATCAACAGCATGCCGACAACGATGTCCGGGTAGTTCTGCAAGGTGTATGACTCCCAGGTGTAGTAACCGATGCCGAACTGCCCGGCGATCATCTCGGCAGTGACCAGGCAGAACCACGAGGTGCCCATGCCGATGGCAAGGCCCGTGACGATGCTCGGCAACGCGCCAGGCAGTACCACTTCACGCAGGATCGACCAGCGCCCGGCACCGAGGCTGCGCGCCGAGGCGACCAGGCGCGGGTCGACAGCCTCCGCGCCATGGACGGTGTTGAGCAGGATCGGGAACAGCGCACCGGTGAAGGTGATGAACACCATCGACAGCTCCGACGACGGGAACATCAGGATCGCCAGCGGGATCCACGCCACCGCCGGTATCGGCCGCAGCACTTCGAGTGGCGGCAGCAAGGTGTCCTCGGCCCATTTCGAGCGGCCGATCAACAAGCCCAGGGCCACCCCCAGCAGTGCCGCAGCGGCATATCCGGCAAACACCCGTGACAGGCTGCTGCCCAGGTGAGCCAGCAGGGCGCTGGAGGTCAGCAACTGCCAGGCTGCCGCCAGCACCGCCTGCGGCGTGGGGACATAGGTGAAGGTCAGCAGGCCAAGGTCCAGCTTGACGCTGGCCGCTACTTGCCAGAACAGCAGGCAGGCCAGCAGCGAAGCCAGGCGCACGGGCCAGCGCTTGAGGTGGCGAGTCATCTCGGTGCCTCCCGGTCAGCGCTGGGCGACCAGCTTCTGGTTGGCACTGACGAAGTCCAGCGCTTCACCACCATGGGCCTTGGCGTACTGCTCGGCCTGGTCCTTGAGCAGGAATGCAGCCAGCTCGCCGTGGGCATTGCGCACGAACCAGGCCTGGTTGGCCAGCAGCTTGATGCCGCTGTCGGCAGCCTGGGCGTAGATCGCGCGGATGTCCTTGCCTTCCTGCTCCAACTGGGCCAGCGCGCCAAGGGCGGCTTCCGGCGAGGCGTAGTGGCGTACCTTGTCTTCACCGCGCACCCAGATCTGCGCCAGGCGGCTGAAGTCGGTGATCGGCTTGCCGGTGAGCGCATCGTTGGCCTTGAGCGGCAGCGGGCCGTAGTTCTTCAGCGCCTTGTCGTAATCCAAGCCGGCCTGCTTGAAGGCTGCGCGGATGTACTGGTCGTCGATGAACTGGTCGGTGTCGAGGCCGCGGTCGGTCTTCTTCAGCAGCTTGAGCGTGTCGATGGAGGTCGTTACCGCCTGGCGGTATTCAGGCTTCCAGGTCAGGTCGCGGGTCTGCAGACCGAGCGGGCCGTGGAACAGGTAGTTGACCTCGGCCTCGATGCCGGTGACCTTCTCCATCAGTTCGCTGTATTTTTCCGGTTCTGCAGCGATCAGGCGGTCAGCTTCGAGGCTGGCGCGCAGATAAGCGGTGACCACTTCCGGGTACTTCTTCGCATAGTCGGCGTCCACCAGCGCGCCATGGAACGTCGGCGCGTTGGCCTGGGCACCGTCGTAGATCTTGCGGGCAAAGCCGCGGTTGGGGAACAGCTCGGCGAACGGCACGAAGTCGGCGTGGGCCTCGATGCGGTTGCTGCGCAGGGCGGAACCGGCAATCTCCGGCGCCTGGGCGATGATTCGCACGTCCTTCTGCGGGTCCCAGCCCTGGGCCGCGACGGCGCGCAGCAGCATACCGTGGGCGGTGGAGGCGAACGGCACGGAGATGGTCTTGCCCTTGAGTTCAGCCAGCGACTGCACCTTCGACGCTGCCGGTACGACAATACCG contains:
- a CDS encoding ABC transporter permease, coding for MTRHLKRWPVRLASLLACLLFWQVAASVKLDLGLLTFTYVPTPQAVLAAAWQLLTSSALLAHLGSSLSRVFAGYAAAALLGVALGLLIGRSKWAEDTLLPPLEVLRPIPAVAWIPLAILMFPSSELSMVFITFTGALFPILLNTVHGAEAVDPRLVASARSLGAGRWSILREVVLPGALPSIVTGLAIGMGTSWFCLVTAEMIAGQFGIGYYTWESYTLQNYPDIVVGMLLIGMLGMGSSALVKRLGAFATPWYRTRRAS
- a CDS encoding ABC transporter ATP-binding protein; translated protein: MNSYQQAGRIDGHGLSIRLGQGREAFEAVQRLDFAVAPGEFVCILGPSGCGKSTLLGALAGHLVPSSGQLSVDGQAITGPSPQRGMVFQHHTLLPWRSVLDNVGFGLKMQGLGKAERRQQAGEMLQLVGLADFAERWPSQLSGGMQQRAEIARVLINRPRLLLMDEPFGALDAQTRSRMQELLLDIWARIRTTVVFVTHDIDEALFLADRILVMSPRPGRFIEDLRLDFARPRRASLLTSPEFTHLKRHCLALLRHEEGRELPRLTPLGLPATDHPPLRIAL
- a CDS encoding ABC transporter substrate-binding protein codes for the protein MRLVATVAGLALALTGLNASAETIRIAIGTQDTTINCATGGLLIRELGLLDKYLPHDGKYKDAQYQIEWKNFTSGAPLTNEMVAGKLDFGAMADFPGSFNGVAHLDAGKRSLFISVLSGSVHGSGNGIVVPAASKVQSLAELKGKTISVPFASTAHGMLLRAVAAQGWDPQKDVRIIAQAPEIAGSALRSNRIEAHADFVPFAELFPNRGFARKIYDGAQANAPTFHGALVDADYAKKYPEVVTAYLRASLEADRLIAAEPEKYSELMEKVTGIEAEVNYLFHGPLGLQTRDLTWKPEYRQAVTTSIDTLKLLKKTDRGLDTDQFIDDQYIRAAFKQAGLDYDKALKNYGPLPLKANDALTGKPITDFSRLAQIWVRGEDKVRHYASPEAALGALAQLEQEGKDIRAIYAQAADSGIKLLANQAWFVRNAHGELAAFLLKDQAEQYAKAHGGEALDFVSANQKLVAQR